The following are encoded together in the Deltaproteobacteria bacterium genome:
- a CDS encoding iron-sulfur cluster assembly accessory protein produces MSQQTTAALNDPQPPKIELTPKAAEMVKKAAVEEGLDVFALRVGVIGGGCSGLQYLLDFVKEPTAEDFVSEYYGVKVVIDPFSAGHLAGTVIDYAKGPHGSGFKFNNPNINNSCSGCSSSCGC; encoded by the coding sequence ATGTCACAGCAAACAACAGCGGCTTTAAACGATCCCCAACCACCAAAAATTGAATTGACACCTAAGGCTGCAGAAATGGTTAAAAAAGCTGCCGTTGAAGAAGGTTTAGATGTTTTTGCTTTGCGCGTTGGGGTTATTGGTGGTGGTTGTTCAGGGCTGCAATATTTACTTGATTTTGTCAAAGAACCTACGGCTGAAGACTTTGTTAGTGAATATTATGGTGTAAAAGTAGTCATTGACCCGTTTAGTGCAGGGCATTTGGCTGGTACCGTTATTGATTATGCAAAAGGACCACATGGTTCGGGTTTTAAATTCAATAATCCTAACATTAATAACTCTTGTAGTGGATGTAGCTCTTCATGCGGGTGTTAG